In Macrobrachium rosenbergii isolate ZJJX-2024 chromosome 49, ASM4041242v1, whole genome shotgun sequence, the following are encoded in one genomic region:
- the LOC136832301 gene encoding cytochrome P450 2L1-like translates to MVIELFLLVTSLVLFWMALKRPSGLPPGRWGLPVIGYVPTGGKYIDDVLKDFQKEFGDIYIWKFGSRLQVYIHDYQLVKQAFGSPDYVGRPDMEVFRAYEDDTYGIAGSSGGIWHTNRRFILRQLRDLGMGKSLLAEAVQEQAKILVEALKEQEGKAQPVAEALNFVIMNIIWKMTANKHFEMSSPKHRYLRQLIAESTPATNKVAIADMMPWTRTLLPAFIFRHIFGEDKFIEILNKFNEFFLEMIQEHKESLNPDDPKDLIDHYLLEMNDREENPAEAEGVRNEADLRILLFDVLFAGSDTTYNTMKWIFLYMAAHPDKQRKLQEELDSALPSGTLVTLEDKPRIPYTEAVINEILRMSSLANIGLPHSPTRDVVLAGYKIPKGSLVSPAIASMHYDPRYWDQPDLFLPERWLSPEGKFVMRKEGYLPFGTGKRSCVGESLARTELLVFSTAVFQNFTISPPEGKNVDLLPDFDNRVFHLPRKQDVVFTSRNIYNL, encoded by the exons ATGGTGATCGAACTGTTCTTACTGGTGACTTCCCTGGTTCTTTTTTGGATGGCGCTGAAGAGGCCGTCTGGGCTGCCCCCTG GACGATGGGGTCTGCCTGTGATTGGCTACGTTCCTACGGGTGGCAAATACATCGACGACGTCCTGAAGGACTTCCAGAAGGAGTTCGGTGACATATATAT ATGGAAATTTGGAAGCAGACTTCAAGTCTACATTCACGATTACCAATTAGTCAAGCAGGCTTTTGGGAGTCCAGATTACGTCGGGAGACCTGACATGGAAGTATTCAGAGCCTATGAGGACGATACTTATG GCATCGCCGGGAGTAGTGGTGGTATATGGCACACCAACCGGCGCTTCATCCTGCGTCAGCTGCGAGACCTCGGCATGGGCAAGTCCCTCCTGGCGGAGGCGGTCCAAGAACAGGCCAAAATTCTCGTCGAGGCCCTGAAGGAACAAGAGGGCAAGGCACAGCCCGTCGCCGAGGCTCTGAACTTTGTCATCATGAACATCATCTGGAAAATGACTGCAA ACAAACATTTCGAGATGTCGAGTCCCAAACACCGATACTTGAGACAGCTGATAGCGGAGTCCACCCCTGCAACCAACAAGGTGGCGATAGCGGACATGATGCCATGGACGAGGACCCTTTTGCCAGCTTTCATTTTCCGCCACATTTTCGGCGAGGATAAATTCATCGAGATTTTGAACAAATTCAATGAATTTTTCCTC GAGATGATCCAAGAGCACAAAGAGTCCCTGAATCCTGACGACCCGAAGGACCTGATCGACCACTACCTCCTGGAGATGAACGACAGGGAAGAAAATCCGGCAGAGGCTGAGGGCGTTCGCAACG AGGCTGACTTACGCATCCTGCTCTTTGACGTGCTCTTTGCCGGGAGTGACACAACGTACAACACCATGAAGTGGATATTCCTCTACATGGCAGCCCACCCGGATAAGCAGCGGAAGTTGCAAGAGGAGCTGGACAGCGCTCTTCCTAGCGGCACTCTCGTGACACTGGAAGATAAGCCTAG GATTCCCTACACTGAGGCTGTGATCAACGAAATCCTTCGCATGTCTAGTCTAGCCAACATAGGATTGCCTCACTCTCCTACCAGGGACGTCGTCCTGGCTGGATATAAGATCCCAAAG GGAAGTTTGGTCAGCCCAGCCATAGCGTCTATGCATTACGACCCAAGGTACTGGGATCAACCTGATTTGTTTCTCCCTGAACGCTGGCTTAGTCCAGAGGGAAAGTTTGTCATGAGGAAGGAAGGCTACCTGCCCTTTGGCACAG GCAAAAGATCGTGTGTTGGAGAATCTCTCGCCCGTACGGAGCTGTTGGTGTTCTCCACCGCCGTCTTTCAGAACTTCACCATCAGTCCACCAGAGGGCAAGAATGTCGACTTACTGCCAGACTTCGACAACAGGGTCTTTCACTTGCCGAGAAAGCAGGACGTTGTCTTTACCagcaggaatatatataatttgtaa